In Eriocheir sinensis breed Jianghai 21 chromosome 10, ASM2467909v1, whole genome shotgun sequence, the following proteins share a genomic window:
- the LOC126996397 gene encoding substance-K receptor-like, giving the protein MIDIEARDLNCNETCCQMSSGNVMCFNEYNFTDRANITYPETWELALRWTYAPLIMLVAVLGNLAIIIILAKNRLLLRTSVNYFILNMSVADLITGLAGPIPFTIRDTAYFWVFGEAWCHLEGYIQVLVMMVSVTSLAVISCDRMMGVVRPFHNHIKPWQSIAIIFIIWTVSALLAVPFAVYRIYTVHHWQDLDETTCGEDVKKMHVWWMINMIGLTWLPLLVMIVCYTTILVYFRTHKFKASRNKEHPALTHLKRRVVLMMFVVVVAFTICWLPFQLLKICNNLFLDDNTQFKNEKARRSHDILLTLSHYMMYTNAAINPIIYALMHQTFRRAFRVTFPCFYNHKSMFVLTRGEGRQNYVWSMRSTSIAYNNVMSMGRDHLSDRSRRAREHTPTAVVCSAALAASIVIEPIMEENMEGNSEQDSGQTQLPDSHVVSANTELRGSPPAPRSPSLGNERYVRDLVPRRIPIVSTGALGHLITQVIEEETSSDLESERIL; this is encoded by the exons ATGATTGATATTGAGGCAAGAGATTTAAACTGTAACGAAACGTGTTGTCAAATGTCATCCGGAAATGTGATGTGTTTCAATGAATACAACTTCACGGACCGAGCCAACATCACGTACCCTGAGACGTGGGAGCTGGCCCTGCGCTGGACCTACGCCCCGCTGATCATGCTCGTGGCCGTCCTGGGGAACTTGGCCATCATCATCATATTGGCTAAGAACCGCCTCCTGCTCCGCACCTCCGTCAACTATTTCATTCTCAACATGTCGGTGGCGGACCTGATCACCGGGCTGGCCGGGCCCATCCCCTTCACAATACGTGACACCGCGTACTTTTGGGTGTTCGGGGAGGCCTGGTGCCACCTGGAAGGATACATACAAG tgctggtgatgatggtgagcgTGACGTCCCTGGCCGTCATCAGCTGTGACCGCATGATGGGTGTCGTGCGGCCCTTCCACAACCACATCAAGCCCTGGCAGTCCATCGCCATCATATTCATCATCTGGACCGTGTCGGCATTGCTCGCTGTGCCTTTCGCTGTCTACAGAATATATACG GTACACCACTGGCAGGACCTCGACGAGACGACGTGCGGCGAGGACGTGAAAAAGATGCACGTCTGGTGGATGATTAACATGATCGGCCTGACGTGGCTGCCGCTCCTGGTCATGATCGTCTGCTACACCACCATCTTAGTATACTTCAGAACTCATAAATTTAAGGCTAGTAGAAATAAAG AACACCCCGCCCTCACGCACCTGAAGCGGAGAGTCGTGCTTATGATGTTCGTGGTCGTGGTGGCATTCACGATCTGTTGGCTGCCGTTCCAGTTACTTAAGATTTGCAATAATCTCTTCCTGGATGACAACACCCAGTTCAAAAACGAAAAAGCACGAAGG AGCCACGACATCCTCCTCACGCTCTCCCACTACATGATGTACACCAACGCGGCCATCAACCCCATCATCTACGCCCTCATGCACCAGACCTTCCGACGGGCCTTCCGCGTCACCTTCCCTTGCTTCTATAACCATAAG TCGATGTTCGTGCTGACGCGTGGCGAGGGCCGCCAGAACTACGTGTGGTCCATGCGCTCCACCTCCATCGCGTACAACAACGTGATGTCCATGGGCAG GGATCATCTCTCAGACAGGAGCCGGAGAGCAAGGGAGCACACGCCCACCGCAGTCGTCTGCTCAGCCGCTCTCGCAGCTTCCATCGTCATCGAGCCAATcatggaggaaaatatggaaggaaactCTGAGCAAGATTCCGGACAAACTCAACTGCCGGATTCTCACGTCGTATCCGCGAACACCGAGTTGAGGGGTTCACCGCCCGCTCCTCGGAGTCCGTCCCTGGGCAACGAGCGGTACGTGCGGGATTTGGTGCCGCGGCGGATACCCATCGTCAGCACGGGGGCGTTGGGCCACCTCATTACGCAGGTCATCGAGGAGGAGACTTCCAGTGACCTCGAGAGTGAAAGAATTTTATAA
- the LOC126996396 gene encoding substance-K receptor-like: MMPRPNLTWPAVEGKELEDAFPVTCNLTCCQYSEDEIICFSEINYTDVNSLRTWPQWELAVRWTFASLVMLVAVLGNLTIIIILSKNRLLLRTSVNHFILNMSVADLILALTGPIPFTIRDTSMFWPLGELWCHLEGYIQMLVMLVSLASLATISFDRMMGVVRPFHTHLKTWHSLAIIVVIWGSSAVLALPWGLYRVFTVHIWKDCVQTICGENEKLYIWWMVAVVGLTWLPLAIMLISYSTILVYFRHPKFKNLSKREHPVMTHLKKRVVKMMFLVVVIFVVCWLPLQLLNIFYTSFLDENGQIKDEETEKYYNALVTVSQYMIYVNPAANPIIYGLLHQNFRRAFRLTFPCIFTRKSSLVLTRGQGVTRYMWSVKSTGSTPSAAVAQRRQSAEQQARRSPAERTSATSGRRLGSFTTLKNKRQRQGSYASSKGERKARKCCILRFERLGSRKSRKEEKRSAEVDSDEGLCSGHLSNVNEKYVRDLPPRKMSIVSKGTLGHLVSEVIEEETSSDAERERVL; this comes from the exons ATGATGCCACGACCTAACCTGACGTGGCCTGCCGTCGAGGGAAAAGAGCTGGAGGATGCGTTTCCTGTAACGTGCAATCTGACTTGTTGCCAATACAGCGAGGACGAGATCATCTGTTTCAGCGAAATCAACTACACAGACGTCAACAGCCTTAGGACATGGCCACAGTGGGAGCTGGCCGTGAGGTGGACGTTCGCCTCGCTGGTCATGCTCGTGGCTGTTCTCGGGAACctgaccatcatcatcattctgtcCAAGAACCGTCTTCTTCTCCGCACCTCCGTCAACCACTTCATCCTCAACATGTCGGTGGCAGACCTGATCCTCGCGCTGACTGGGCCCATCCCCTTTACCATCCGGGACACCAGCATGTTCTGGCCTCTTGGTGAACTTTGGTGCCACTTGGAGGGATACATTCAGA tgctggtgatgctggtgagtCTCGCGTCCCTGGCCACCATCAGCTTTGACCGTATGATGGGCGTCGTGCGGCCCTTCCACACGCACCTCAAGACTTGGCACTCCCTCgccatcatcgtcgtcatctGGGGGTCCTCCGCAGTGCTGGCTCTTCCCTGGGGCCTCTACAGGGTGTTCACG GTACACATCTGGAAGGACTGCGTGCAGACCATTTGCGGAGAGAACGAGAAGCTGTACATTTGgtggatggtggcggtggtgggccTGACGTGGCTGCCCCTTGCCATCATGCTCATCTCGTATTCCACTATCCTCGTCTATTTCCGGCACCCAAAGTTCAAGAATCTCTCAAAACGGG AGCACCCAGTGATGACTCACCTCAAGAAGCGCGTGGTGAAGATGATGTTTCTGGTGGTCGTGATCttcgtggtgtgctggcttccCCTTCAGCTCCTCAATATCTTTTACACCAGCTTCCTAGACGAAAACGGCCAGATCAAAGACGAGGAAACTGAAAAG TACTACAACGCGCTGGTGACAGTGTCGCAGTACATGATTTACGTGAACCCCGCCGCCAACCCGATCATCTACGGCCTTCTTCACCAAAACTTCCGACGCGCCTTCAGGCTCACCTTTCCCTGCATCTTCACAAGAAAG TCTTCGCTGGTCCTGACCCGCGGCCAAGGTGTCACCCGGTACATGTGGTCTGTTAAATCGACTGGCTCGACGCCAAGCGCCGCCGTCGCCCAGCGCAG GCAAAGCGCCGAGCAGCAAGCACGGCGTTCCCCAGCTGAGCGCACCTCCGCTACTTCAGGCCGCAGATTAGGCAGCTTCACGACACTCAAGAACAAAAGGCAAAGGCAAGGCAGCTACGCAAGCAGCAAGGGGGAGCGAAAGGCGAGGAAGTGTTGCATTCTGAGATTTGAGCGTCTGGGAAGCCGAAAAtctaggaaagaagagaaacggtCTGCTGAGGTTGACAGTGACGAAGGACTCTGCTCTGGACACCTTTCCAATGTCAATGAAAAATATGTTCGCGACTTGCCTCCAAGAAAGATGTCCATCGTGAGCAAGGGCACTCTGGGTCACCTTGTGTCTGAGGTCATTGAGGAAGAGACTTCGAGTGAcgctgagagggagagagtgttaTGA